From one Bacteroides intestinalis DSM 17393 genomic stretch:
- a CDS encoding IS110 family RNA-guided transposase gives MVQSKGINFNGQNIYIGIDVHLKSWSVTIITESNYKKTHSQKSSAKELFEHLKKHYPGGKYKAVYESGFSGYSTYYSLKEYGIDCIIIHAADAPTTQYENVMKTDAIDSEKLAKSLKSGILKGIYIREKESLDDRNLIRLRKTLQRQLAGYKSRVKHLLYNNGVEYPACFDKPSLHWSKRFTLWLRNDVTLLSSTRYSLDLLLDQVTLFRKNLLKANRMVRELASRPKYAERYENLISIPGVGTVTAMSLLTEVDDINRFQNQREFASFLGLIPSCHSSGETICNMEKTFRGNKQLGPLIIESAWVAIRYDKALAIAYSEYCRQMKGQEAIIRIARKLSNRILSVLKSGKKYQYDRCR, from the coding sequence ATGGTACAAAGTAAAGGAATAAATTTTAATGGTCAAAATATCTATATAGGTATTGACGTACATCTGAAGAGTTGGAGTGTGACTATAATCACAGAATCAAACTATAAAAAGACACACTCTCAAAAGTCTTCAGCAAAGGAGCTCTTTGAACATTTGAAGAAACATTATCCCGGTGGAAAATATAAAGCCGTTTACGAGTCTGGTTTCAGTGGATATTCTACTTATTATTCTTTGAAGGAATATGGAATAGATTGTATTATCATCCATGCTGCGGATGCTCCAACTACTCAGTATGAAAATGTGATGAAAACCGATGCCATAGACTCGGAGAAGCTAGCAAAGTCACTCAAAAGTGGTATATTAAAAGGAATATATATTAGGGAAAAGGAAAGTTTGGACGACCGTAATCTTATTCGATTACGTAAGACCTTACAGAGGCAACTTGCCGGTTATAAATCACGTGTTAAGCATTTGCTCTATAATAATGGAGTTGAATATCCTGCTTGCTTCGATAAACCGAGTTTGCATTGGTCTAAACGTTTTACGTTGTGGTTAAGGAACGATGTAACTTTATTATCATCAACTCGCTATAGCTTAGACTTATTATTGGATCAAGTTACCTTATTCCGAAAAAATCTTTTGAAGGCAAATCGCATGGTACGTGAACTAGCCAGTAGACCTAAGTACGCTGAACGATATGAGAATTTGATATCTATACCAGGAGTCGGAACCGTAACAGCCATGTCCTTACTTACAGAAGTAGATGATATTAATAGATTTCAAAATCAACGTGAGTTTGCTTCCTTTTTAGGCCTTATCCCATCATGTCATAGTAGTGGGGAAACAATATGTAACATGGAGAAAACCTTCAGAGGTAATAAACAGTTGGGACCACTAATTATTGAGAGTGCATGGGTAGCAATACGATATGACAAAGCTTTGGCAATTGCTTATAGCGAATATTGTAGGCAAATGAAAGGTCAAGAAGCCATTATTCGAATTGCGAGGAAATTATCCAATAGAATATTGAGTGTGCTCAAATCGGGAAAGAAATACCAATATGACAGATGTAGATAA
- a CDS encoding glycosyl hydrolase 115 family protein, giving the protein MKTKFSWIFYCLVSLLLSQSLSAAERFVTNESNGFVWIQQGKAYPILVDSREDKGVVRAVANLQTDAGKVTGITPEIIHSVAGNRMLIIGSIENSSWIKQLLKAGKINAADLQGKREKYILQMVKQPMEGVDEAVVIAGSDKRGTIYGIYELSQQMGVSPWYFWADVPVEKHDIISIKEGIYTDGEPAVKYRGIFLNDEWPCLGNWAGDTFGGFNSKFYETVFELVLRLKGNFMWPAMWNSAFYDDDPMNGPLADEMGIVMGTSHHEPMGQAQKDWKRRGTGEWNYTTNGAVLRDFWQKGMERCKDWEAVITLAMRGDGDEPMSEDANISLLQNIVKDQRKIIEKVTGKKAKETPQVWALYKEVQDYYDKGMRVPDDVTLLLCDDNWGNVRKLPDLKAKPRKGGYGMYYHFDYVGAPRNTKWINITQIQRTWEQMMLTYEYGVRELWVVNVGDLKPMEYPITFFLDMAWNPGRFNENNLFQHTVDFCKQQFGGNYAEEAARLIDTYTKYNRRVTPEMLNDRTYSLENYDEWRRVKDDYAALSLDALKLYYLMPAGYRDTFDQLVLFPIQTCANLYDMYYAVAMNRKLAEENNVQANKWADKARACFERDSVLTYHYNHIMSGGKWNHIMDQTHIGYKSWNDPKHNIMPKVTFVPEPRIAPAPPVFVEKDGYVSIEAEHYTRSANSTSANWVTIPNLGRTLSAVTTLPTTAVPGADMYLEYDFETEKSGDATVIVRFSSTLNFNDYKGLRYAVSLDGGEEQIVNINSDYKGELGKLQAEHIITTQTKHLLDKKGRHTLRIRPLDPALVMQKIMIDLGGLKPSFLGAPESLIKE; this is encoded by the coding sequence ATGAAAACAAAATTTAGTTGGATTTTCTATTGCTTAGTGAGTTTGTTGCTATCTCAATCTTTGTCGGCGGCAGAGCGTTTTGTGACAAATGAGAGTAATGGATTTGTCTGGATACAGCAAGGAAAGGCGTATCCAATACTGGTGGACTCCCGGGAAGACAAAGGAGTAGTACGGGCTGTGGCCAATTTGCAGACAGATGCGGGTAAAGTAACGGGTATTACTCCGGAGATTATTCACTCTGTAGCTGGCAATCGTATGTTGATAATCGGTTCTATAGAGAATAGCTCCTGGATTAAACAACTGCTGAAGGCCGGAAAAATCAATGCTGCCGATTTGCAGGGAAAGCGTGAGAAATACATCCTCCAGATGGTGAAACAGCCGATGGAAGGCGTGGACGAGGCGGTAGTTATAGCAGGTAGTGACAAGCGGGGTACTATTTACGGTATATATGAATTGTCACAGCAAATGGGAGTATCACCTTGGTATTTCTGGGCGGATGTTCCGGTGGAAAAGCACGATATTATATCTATTAAAGAAGGTATATATACAGATGGTGAACCGGCTGTGAAATACCGTGGTATTTTCCTGAATGATGAATGGCCCTGTCTAGGAAACTGGGCGGGCGATACTTTCGGTGGATTCAATAGCAAATTTTATGAGACTGTCTTTGAACTGGTGCTTCGCCTGAAAGGAAACTTCATGTGGCCGGCTATGTGGAACAGTGCATTCTATGACGATGATCCAATGAACGGTCCGTTGGCTGATGAGATGGGAATTGTGATGGGAACTTCTCACCACGAACCTATGGGACAGGCTCAAAAGGACTGGAAACGCCGTGGAACCGGAGAATGGAATTATACAACGAACGGCGCCGTACTGCGTGACTTCTGGCAGAAGGGTATGGAGCGTTGTAAGGATTGGGAAGCAGTGATTACCCTAGCTATGCGCGGTGATGGTGACGAACCGATGAGTGAGGATGCCAATATCTCCTTATTACAGAATATAGTGAAGGATCAGCGGAAGATTATAGAGAAAGTGACCGGTAAGAAAGCGAAAGAAACTCCGCAAGTTTGGGCGCTCTATAAAGAAGTGCAGGATTATTATGATAAGGGTATGCGTGTGCCCGACGATGTAACCCTTCTGTTGTGTGACGATAACTGGGGAAATGTGCGCAAGTTGCCCGATTTGAAAGCTAAACCCCGTAAGGGCGGTTATGGAATGTATTATCACTTCGACTATGTAGGAGCTCCCCGTAATACTAAGTGGATCAACATTACCCAGATACAGCGCACCTGGGAACAGATGATGCTGACTTATGAATATGGTGTCCGTGAACTGTGGGTAGTCAACGTGGGTGACTTGAAGCCTATGGAATATCCGATAACCTTCTTCCTGGACATGGCTTGGAATCCCGGACGTTTCAATGAAAACAATCTTTTCCAGCATACGGTAGACTTCTGCAAGCAGCAGTTTGGTGGCAATTATGCGGAAGAGGCGGCGCGTCTTATAGATACATATACCAAATATAACCGCAGAGTTACTCCTGAAATGCTGAATGACAGAACGTACAGCCTGGAAAACTATGATGAGTGGCGGCGTGTGAAAGATGATTATGCGGCTTTGAGCCTGGATGCCCTGAAACTCTACTATCTGATGCCTGCCGGTTACCGGGATACTTTCGACCAACTGGTACTCTTTCCGATACAGACATGTGCCAACCTGTATGATATGTATTATGCCGTAGCAATGAATCGCAAACTGGCAGAGGAGAATAATGTACAAGCCAATAAATGGGCTGATAAGGCTCGTGCGTGTTTTGAACGTGATTCTGTATTGACTTATCACTATAACCATATAATGAGTGGTGGCAAATGGAATCATATCATGGATCAGACACATATTGGATATAAATCCTGGAACGATCCGAAACATAATATTATGCCTAAAGTTACTTTTGTTCCGGAACCTCGTATTGCTCCTGCGCCACCTGTATTTGTAGAAAAGGATGGATATGTATCTATTGAAGCGGAACATTATACCCGTTCAGCTAACAGTACATCTGCTAATTGGGTTACAATTCCAAATTTGGGGCGTACGTTGTCTGCTGTCACTACTTTACCTACCACAGCCGTTCCGGGAGCAGATATGTATTTGGAATATGATTTTGAAACGGAGAAAAGTGGGGATGCTACAGTTATCGTCCGTTTTTCTTCAACTTTGAATTTCAATGATTATAAAGGATTGCGTTATGCGGTCAGTTTGGATGGTGGGGAAGAACAGATAGTCAATATCAACAGTGATTATAAAGGTGAGCTTGGTAAGTTGCAGGCAGAGCACATTATTACTACTCAAACCAAACACTTACTTGATAAGAAGGGGAGACATACTTTGCGTATCCGTCCGCTTGATCCGGCACTTGTTATGCAGAAAATCATGATTGACCTGGGAGGGTTGAAACCTTCTTTCCTGGGAGCACCTGAAAGTTTGATAAAAGAGTAG
- a CDS encoding M16 family metallopeptidase yields the protein MKHLFRNLLIIAFVICCNFQQALAQQMPPIPVDPNVRIGKLDNGLTYYIRKNNLPAERADFYIAQKVGSIQEEENQRGLAHFLEHMCFNGTTHFPGDALKQYLERIGVKFGENLNAYTSVDETVYNISNVPVNTPGAIDSCLLILHDWSNDLTLDPKEIDKERGVINEEWRTRMSAVQRFQEKLLPAMFAGTKYATCFPIGTMDVVMNFKPQTLRDYYEKWYRPDLQGIVVVGDVDVDAIEAQIKKLFADVPAQPNAAKREYYPVNDNKEPIVLIARDKEQPHIQAIIFNKHEATPDSEKGNMDYLIQDYAIDLINNMLNARLNELLQAANPPYIYAGTYDGDFFVAKTKQAFTGIVVCKEDAVENGITTLVREMERARQFGFTESEYQRARAEYLRNMESDYNERDTRRNEEYIDEYVRHFLDNEPIPGIENEYAIINQIAPAIPVQALNQMMQMLITDTNQVVAIFGPEKEELKMPTEEAIKKILKDVKAEKLTPYVDKVSDEPLMKEAPKGGKIISEQKDDVFGTTMLTLSNGVKVIIKKTDFKADEITMKGVSLGGSSLFPNSEIININGLDAVSAGGLGNFSAVDLEKVLAGKRASVSYGIGDKTETVNGYCSPKDFETMMQLTYLTFTAPRRDDEAFASYKNRNKAALLNQEMNPNVAFSDSITFALQMGHPRTIRMKADMIDNMDYNKILAMYQDRYKDASDFTFILVGNVDVESMKPLIAEYLGALPAINRKESFKDNKIEYRKGVYKNEFVREQETAKASNFVSFIGTCKYDLKNSILQDMTCQIMDLVYTEKVREDEGGTYGVYVGGNLSKYPKEIAGIQIVFDTAPSKREKLMKIIFAEIERISKEGPSEANLNKVKEFMLKKHAEDLKENSYWMESIDEYLFTGMNPIKDYEQTVNSITAKDIQKFADDLFKQKNEVEVSMISPDKE from the coding sequence ATGAAACATCTATTTCGTAATTTATTGATTATAGCATTCGTCATATGCTGTAACTTCCAACAGGCTCTTGCACAACAGATGCCTCCTATCCCCGTTGATCCTAATGTACGCATCGGAAAACTGGACAACGGCCTAACTTACTATATCCGCAAAAATAATCTCCCCGCCGAACGGGCAGACTTTTATATCGCCCAGAAAGTAGGTTCCATACAGGAAGAAGAGAACCAGCGTGGCCTCGCCCACTTCCTCGAACACATGTGCTTTAACGGAACTACCCACTTCCCGGGTGATGCCCTGAAACAATATCTGGAACGCATTGGAGTTAAGTTCGGTGAAAACCTGAATGCCTACACCTCAGTAGATGAAACCGTATATAATATTTCGAATGTACCTGTCAATACTCCGGGAGCCATCGATTCTTGTTTGTTAATTCTGCACGACTGGAGCAATGACCTGACTCTGGACCCGAAAGAGATTGATAAAGAACGTGGAGTCATCAACGAAGAATGGCGTACGCGCATGAGTGCAGTGCAACGTTTCCAGGAAAAGTTGCTCCCTGCTATGTTTGCCGGTACCAAGTATGCTACTTGTTTCCCCATCGGAACCATGGATGTAGTGATGAACTTCAAGCCGCAGACACTAAGAGATTATTATGAAAAGTGGTATCGTCCCGATTTGCAAGGTATAGTTGTGGTGGGAGACGTAGATGTAGATGCCATCGAAGCACAGATTAAGAAACTGTTTGCCGATGTTCCCGCACAACCCAATGCCGCCAAACGCGAATATTATCCGGTAAATGACAATAAAGAACCGATTGTGCTGATTGCCCGGGATAAGGAACAACCCCATATCCAAGCTATCATCTTTAATAAACACGAAGCAACTCCCGACTCAGAAAAAGGCAATATGGATTATCTGATACAAGACTATGCCATCGACCTCATCAATAACATGCTGAATGCCCGACTGAACGAACTGCTTCAAGCTGCCAACCCTCCATATATCTACGCAGGAACCTATGATGGAGATTTCTTCGTTGCAAAAACCAAACAAGCCTTTACCGGCATCGTTGTATGCAAAGAAGATGCAGTGGAAAACGGTATCACCACCCTGGTCCGCGAAATGGAACGTGCCCGCCAGTTTGGCTTCACTGAAAGCGAATACCAACGTGCCCGTGCCGAATATCTGCGCAATATGGAATCTGACTACAACGAACGTGATACACGTAGGAACGAGGAATATATTGATGAATATGTACGCCACTTCCTCGACAACGAACCCATACCGGGTATTGAAAACGAATATGCCATCATCAACCAGATAGCTCCGGCCATCCCCGTACAAGCATTGAATCAGATGATGCAGATGTTGATAACAGATACCAACCAGGTAGTCGCCATTTTCGGCCCCGAGAAGGAGGAGCTGAAAATGCCAACAGAAGAAGCTATCAAGAAGATTCTGAAAGATGTAAAAGCCGAAAAGCTGACTCCGTATGTAGACAAAGTATCAGACGAGCCCTTGATGAAAGAAGCCCCGAAGGGTGGAAAAATCATCTCCGAACAAAAAGATGATGTATTCGGCACTACCATGCTGACATTATCCAACGGAGTAAAAGTTATCATCAAGAAAACTGACTTCAAAGCTGATGAGATTACCATGAAGGGTGTAAGCCTAGGTGGAAGTTCACTGTTTCCCAACTCTGAAATCATCAACATCAACGGCCTCGATGCCGTTTCAGCAGGCGGTTTAGGCAATTTCAGCGCTGTAGACCTTGAAAAGGTATTGGCAGGCAAAAGGGCTTCCGTAAGTTACGGTATCGGTGATAAGACCGAAACAGTCAATGGCTACTGTTCTCCGAAAGACTTTGAAACGATGATGCAACTCACCTATCTGACATTTACCGCACCGCGCCGTGATGACGAAGCTTTTGCATCTTATAAGAACCGCAACAAAGCAGCATTACTGAACCAGGAAATGAACCCGAACGTTGCATTCAGCGACAGTATTACCTTTGCATTGCAAATGGGACATCCCCGTACTATCCGCATGAAGGCCGATATGATTGACAATATGGATTATAATAAAATCCTGGCAATGTACCAAGACCGTTACAAGGACGCCAGCGACTTTACCTTCATCCTCGTGGGTAATGTAGACGTTGAAAGTATGAAACCACTCATAGCCGAATATCTAGGAGCATTGCCTGCCATCAACCGTAAAGAATCATTTAAGGATAACAAGATAGAATACCGTAAAGGTGTATATAAGAATGAGTTCGTCCGTGAACAAGAAACAGCTAAAGCCTCTAACTTCGTCAGTTTCATCGGTACGTGCAAATATGATTTAAAGAATTCCATTCTGCAGGACATGACTTGCCAGATTATGGATTTAGTTTATACCGAGAAAGTACGCGAAGATGAAGGCGGAACTTATGGGGTATATGTAGGTGGCAATCTCTCCAAATATCCGAAGGAAATAGCTGGAATACAAATTGTTTTCGATACAGCACCTTCTAAAAGAGAGAAACTGATGAAAATCATCTTTGCCGAAATAGAACGCATATCCAAAGAGGGGCCGTCGGAAGCCAATCTTAACAAGGTGAAGGAGTTTATGTTGAAGAAGCACGCCGAAGACCTGAAAGAAAACAGCTACTGGATGGAAAGCATTGATGAATACTTGTTCACCGGAATGAATCCGATAAAAGACTATGAACAAACAGTCAACAGCATCACAGCTAAAGATATTCAGAAGTTTGCCGATGACTTGTTCAAACAGAAAAATGAAGTAGAAGTTTCAATGATTAGTCCGGATAAAGAATAA
- a CDS encoding sialate O-acetylesterase: protein MRYKFTLLVVLVCICSVWAEAKVKLPSVLSDGMVLQRERPIKIWGTAEPGEDVVVTFKRKKYTAKTDENGRWVVILPAMKAGGPYEMTVNEVIVKDILVGDVWLCSGQSNMELTVARVADMFGKETVVYENSMIRYVKTPYGNDLQGPKEDISRMNWTSLNPEVAQSYAALPYFFAIEMYNETKVPVGIINSSWGGSSIEAWMSEDALQEFPKNLREKDIYNSDEYKVLMNKAGGMMSRFWNLSLYKGDEGLHTPVKWYEPELDDSDWEEVNMFSYQLGTKNGYPVSGSHWFRQDIRLTAEQADKDAILRLGCMVNADSVYVNGVFVGTTSYQYPPRIYKVPVSVLKAGENLVTVRLINSGGRPSFVKDKPYCMAIDGDTVRLAEQWKYRLGCEMPAGRGGVSFQNIPTGMYNSMISPLRNLHFKGALWYQGETNAGRSSEYEALLTAMIKDWRVKFADENLPFFIMQLPNFMQTHPQPVESGWAGMREAQRQVTLKLPNTSLVVAIDLGEWNDIHPLNKKELARRVALQVKKKVYGHRDVVHSGPLCTDASVESGKIILSFEEGTNDLMPVTELKGFALAGADGCFKWAKATIEGNKVMVWSEGITQPIKVRYAWDDNPQEANLRNKSGLPASPFQMDVP, encoded by the coding sequence ATGAGATATAAATTTACTTTATTGGTAGTATTGGTCTGTATATGTTCTGTATGGGCTGAAGCTAAGGTTAAACTCCCCTCTGTTCTTTCGGATGGAATGGTATTGCAACGTGAAAGGCCCATTAAGATATGGGGGACAGCTGAACCGGGTGAAGATGTAGTGGTAACTTTTAAGAGGAAGAAATACACGGCAAAGACTGATGAGAATGGCAGATGGGTGGTCATACTTCCTGCTATGAAGGCTGGCGGTCCTTATGAGATGACGGTGAATGAAGTGATAGTAAAAGATATTCTGGTAGGGGATGTGTGGCTGTGCTCAGGGCAATCGAATATGGAACTGACCGTGGCACGTGTAGCGGATATGTTTGGCAAGGAAACGGTTGTTTATGAAAATTCAATGATCCGTTACGTGAAAACTCCCTATGGCAATGATTTGCAGGGTCCGAAAGAAGATATTTCCCGGATGAACTGGACATCCTTGAATCCGGAGGTTGCTCAGTCTTATGCCGCACTACCTTATTTTTTTGCTATAGAGATGTATAATGAGACGAAAGTTCCTGTGGGGATTATTAATTCAAGTTGGGGAGGAAGTTCTATTGAAGCTTGGATGAGTGAGGATGCTCTACAGGAATTCCCAAAGAATTTGCGTGAAAAGGATATTTATAACTCTGACGAATATAAGGTTTTGATGAATAAGGCAGGTGGTATGATGTCGAGGTTTTGGAATCTCTCTTTGTATAAAGGGGATGAAGGACTTCATACTCCGGTCAAGTGGTATGAACCGGAATTGGATGATTCCGATTGGGAGGAAGTGAATATGTTTTCTTATCAATTGGGCACTAAAAATGGCTATCCGGTAAGTGGCTCACATTGGTTCCGTCAGGATATTCGTCTTACGGCTGAGCAAGCTGATAAAGATGCCATATTGCGTTTGGGTTGTATGGTGAATGCGGACTCAGTGTATGTGAATGGTGTATTTGTAGGTACCACTTCGTATCAATATCCGCCACGTATTTATAAAGTTCCTGTATCGGTATTGAAAGCAGGTGAGAATCTGGTGACGGTTCGTCTTATCAATTCGGGTGGTCGCCCTAGCTTTGTAAAAGACAAGCCTTATTGTATGGCGATAGATGGAGACACAGTTCGTTTGGCGGAACAGTGGAAATATAGATTAGGTTGTGAAATGCCTGCCGGAAGAGGTGGGGTGTCTTTTCAGAATATTCCGACTGGCATGTATAATTCCATGATTTCTCCTTTGCGAAATTTGCATTTTAAAGGAGCTTTGTGGTATCAGGGAGAGACGAATGCAGGACGTTCAAGTGAATATGAGGCCTTATTAACTGCGATGATAAAAGATTGGCGAGTGAAGTTTGCAGATGAAAATCTCCCGTTCTTTATTATGCAACTACCCAATTTTATGCAGACGCATCCGCAACCTGTAGAAAGTGGTTGGGCGGGTATGCGAGAGGCTCAACGGCAAGTGACCTTGAAGTTGCCTAATACTTCTTTAGTAGTAGCAATAGACTTGGGAGAGTGGAATGATATTCATCCATTAAATAAGAAAGAACTGGCAAGAAGAGTGGCACTTCAGGTTAAAAAGAAGGTATATGGTCATAGGGATGTAGTTCATAGTGGTCCGTTGTGTACTGATGCATCTGTTGAAAGTGGAAAGATCATTCTCTCTTTTGAAGAAGGAACGAATGATTTAATGCCTGTAACTGAACTCAAAGGTTTTGCACTGGCAGGAGCGGATGGATGTTTTAAATGGGCAAAGGCGACCATAGAAGGCAATAAAGTGATGGTTTGGAGCGAAGGTATTACTCAGCCTATAAAGGTTCGTTACGCTTGGGATGATAATCCACAGGAGGCTAACCTGAGGAATAAGTCAGGGCTTCCGGCTTCGCCGTTTCAAATGGATGTTCCATGA